From the Quercus lobata isolate SW786 chromosome 6, ValleyOak3.0 Primary Assembly, whole genome shotgun sequence genome, one window contains:
- the LOC115950754 gene encoding zinc finger CCCH domain-containing protein 62, whose translation MTERKGKRILIWLSSSEEEEDEEVEDSDNEEEDDDDDVDSDEEDDDEDDDEDEDDSDGDDDDDDDDESLCNKVIRRLKEGSGLDSLNLKECKAYLRKHDLRLAGTKVVCIQRINEHWRIKNGSGEAFYPRSTFVINCTGDVCKGDVVLFTQKVYEKFNKVTRHGRLLGKRIIAGRVVKESYGASKQQHTFTVEVLWSKGINRLPPLFPLLVKGRNLYKMRTFRRRWSNESVRIKVLAEKHKRGTAARLVREMKKRKKTLSSNGGSKRQKQFHHTRSSQSRKTTVPEKEKHFDRHGKFKKHHQHQEAPLPRPANIKGNAISGAPKYSKRHQKFAHPTNNDRVPACQSYVGPPQNSYQFQSGNLLSSYDMPSTLTMMRQPFRNSASASFLPGSHHPWFEHSNYKFNAYSNPTYNFELRNFNHMPESLYVDRLLHPFPSSTETYGQRKYGF comes from the exons ATGACCGAGAGGAAGGGTAAACGCATTCTCATATGGCTTTCTTCTtcggaagaagaagaagatgaagaagtagAAGACAgcgacaatgaagaagaagatgatgatgatgatgttgatagCGACGAagaggatgatgatgaagacGATGACGAGGACGAAGATGACAGTGATGGTGACGATGACGATGACGATGACGATGAGTCTCTCTGCAACAAAGTCATTCGCCGTCTGaaag AAGGGAGTGGTTTAGACTCCTTAAATCTGAAAGAATGCAAAGCATATTTGCGGAAGCATGACCTCCGGCTAGCAGGGACCAAGGTGGTTTGTATACAAAGAATTAATGAGCACTGGAG GATAAAAAATGGAAGTGGTGAGGCCTTTTATCCCAGATCAACTTTTGTCATCAATTGTACAG GTGATGTCTGTAAGGGAGATGTTGTTCTGTTCACACAGAAAGTTTATGAGAA GTTTAATAAGGTGACAAGGCATGGTAGGCTTCTAGGGAAGAGAATCATTGCTGGAAGGGTTGTTAAGGAAAGCTATGGTGCATCCAAACAACAACATACATTTACA GTTGAGGTTCTCTGGAGCAAGGGTATTAACAGATTGCCTCCACTTTTTCCTTTGCTTGTTAAGGGCCGTAACCTCTATAAGATGAGAACTTTCAGACGG CGTTGGAGTAATGAATCAGTAAGAATAAAAGTGCTGGCTGAGAAGCACAAACGAGGTACAGCAGCAAGACTTGTGAGAGAaatgaagaaaaggaagaagacatTGTCTTCTAATGGAG GTTCAAAACGTCAGAAACAATTCCATCATACAAGATCATCTCAATCAAGAAAGACCACTGTGCCAGAAAAGGAGAAGCATTTTGATAGAcatggaaaatttaaaaaacatcatcaacatcaagAGGCCCCCCTACCGAGACCTGCCAATATCAAAGGAAATGCAATCTCAGGAGCCCCGAAATATTCGAAGAGGCACCAGAAATTTGCTCACCCTACTAATAATGATAGAGTTCCTGCTTGTCAATCATATGTTGGTCCTCCACAAAATTCTTACCAATTTCAAAGTGGCAATCTACTGTCTAGTTATGATATGCCATCCACTTTGACCATGATGAGGCAGCCTTTTAGGAACTCTGCTAGTGCATCTTTTTTGCCTGGGTCGCATCATCCGTGGTTTGAGCATagcaattataaatttaatgcCTACTCAAATCCCACCTACAACTTTGAACTTAGAAATTTTAATCACATGCCAGAGTCCCTGTATGTTGACAGGCTGTTGCATCCGTTTCCATCAAGTACAGAGACCTATGGACAGAGGAAGTATGGATTTTGA